ATTGCATATTGTACGTTGGCGCACGAGTTCACTAAAGTGGATCGATCGACTAATTCCACACAAATCGCGGGGTCGCCTTGTTATCAGTGGTTCTAAACTATATTGCCTCGGTGATAACAGGTCAAGCATTAGCTAGCACTCCTTGCAGATGGGATTATCTTCTATGATTGCTACCATGCGTACTCGTGTACTTCTAATACCTGGCTATTTTTCTCTACTTGCACGGTTTACCTTTGGGTCCCTATGATTCGATCCACCTCGGTGCAAACTCAACGCAATCGGAAGACATCAGTGTCGCCGAGTTTCCAGatccatttccattgccaGTTCACACGATATTGATCTCGATCTTGATGAGCAGCCGATCGTCGGCGCAGAAGCCCAGCTGTATGATGTTCGATATGTTGGCATACTCGAGGAAACCGAATCCCCGTGTGCTGATCGCCTCGCGTGGCTTGTGGAAGGCCAGGATCTCCGGCTTGGTCATGATGGTGTCGTGCTGCGACAACGTCGCATCCGCCGGATGCACCATGCACAACTTGATGCGACCCTTGAAGGGCCAGTCCAAGTGGTAATCGTTCTCGGACTGCATAAGATGCACATGCAAACTGAGCACATGCGGCTTGCGCGGCTGAATGTTCAGCCGCGCACAGAACTTGTAGCCATGCGGCGAGGTGTAGCACTCGTGCGAGTACACCTGATTGTTGGCATTGGCCCGCAGGCGAGCCACCAAGGCGCCCAGCTGCTCGATGCGCCACACAATCGTGCCATTGCTGTAGCGCGGATCCACGGGCGCCTGCTGGCGTGCCAGACGCAGCTGCTTTTGCATATTCTCGAGTCGCGTCTCCTGCTCGCGTGTCCGCTGTTCCAACACCACAATCCTCTGGTACATCGTTTGCACAATCTGCTCGTCCACACCATTGGCATAttgcggcggtggcggcagctgctgctggccatgGCCGTTCTCCATGGCGGCACCACTTGTGCTGGGCTTGTGCGGCTGCCAGGTGGCAATGGCTGTCTGCTGGAATGCCTGTAGCATCAGCTGCATGTGATGCGGCATGTCCGCCTTGAGGTGCTCCTCCAACTGATTGGTCTCCGGTCGACCCACAAAGTCGCACTTGATCTTGGCAAACGGGCACTTCTCCTCCTGCGGCTCCTGCTGCCGCCGATAGGGACAACTGGGCAAATGGCGATGCAGTTCGATGGGCGAGGCAACCACCGAACAGCCCAGCGAGGAGTTGGGGCAATCTCGCTTGAGTTGCTCGATCTCGCGGCGCGTGTAGTTGTCCGGAAAGATGTCGTGCTCGGCGGACAGACGCTTGTTGTCCATGGGGCAGCATTGATTGTTCTTCTGCATCCAGGCGGTGAGGCAGCTGCGACAAAATCGATGGCCGCACGACGTCAACACCGGCTCATTTAGCCAATCGATGCAAATGGCGCACTCGTAGCGCGAGtccagcagctcctcctcctgttCCCCGGATGTGTCCGAACCGGGTGCATAGTGATGGTTCTGATTGAGCGCCAGACTCTTGGGCGGAGTGGGTGCTCCGCTGGCCCCGCCTCCCGCTGCTGCGCTGGGCGTGGCACTGCTGCTGGCCGCAATTCGACCAGTCGACGACAAGTTGGTCGTCATCTCATTGCTATTGTGCTCCTTCTCCTCCGCATGCTGCAAACTGTGCGCGTGCGAAT
The Drosophila mauritiana strain mau12 chromosome X, ASM438214v1, whole genome shotgun sequence DNA segment above includes these coding regions:
- the LOC117148336 gene encoding TNF receptor-associated factor 6 — translated: MQRVQADQKPARMHQHAHTHSHAHSLQHAEEKEHNSNEMTTNLSSTGRIAASSSATPSAAAGGGASGAPTPPKSLALNQNHHYAPGSDTSGEQEEELLDSRYECAICIDWLNEPVLTSCGHRFCRSCLTAWMQKNNQCCPMDNKRLSAEHDIFPDNYTRREIEQLKRDCPNSSLGCSVVASPIELHRHLPSCPYRRQQEPQEEKCPFAKIKCDFVGRPETNQLEEHLKADMPHHMQLMLQAFQQTAIATWQPHKPSTSGAAMENGHGQQQLPPPPQYANGVDEQIVQTMYQRIVVLEQRTREQETRLENMQKQLRLARQQAPVDPRYSNGTIVWRIEQLGALVARLRANANNQVYSHECYTSPHGYKFCARLNIQPRKPHVLSLHVHLMQSENDYHLDWPFKGRIKLCMVHPADATLSQHDTIMTKPEILAFHKPREAISTRGFGFLEYANISNIIQLGFCADDRLLIKIEINIV